In Thermococcus camini, a genomic segment contains:
- the pyrH gene encoding UMP kinase, with protein MRIVFDIGGSVLVPDDPDVDFIGKMAYELIKISEDHEVAVVVGGGKVARKYIKAAKSFTPNETFKDYIGIHITRANAMLLIAALGEKAYPFVIQDFRKAWEVIQLKKIPIMGGTHPGHTTDAVSALLAEYLQADLLVVVTNVDGVYDSDPKKNPNARKLEKITPEELVEIAMEAESKAGGSGVVDALAAKFIQRGRIKTYIVGKKDAYHLFDVVRGKHSGTVVEP; from the coding sequence ATGAGGATAGTCTTCGATATAGGCGGATCGGTTCTCGTGCCAGATGATCCGGACGTTGATTTTATCGGCAAGATGGCTTACGAGCTCATCAAGATAAGCGAGGACCACGAGGTTGCAGTGGTAGTCGGCGGCGGAAAAGTCGCCAGAAAGTACATCAAGGCGGCAAAGAGCTTCACGCCCAACGAGACCTTCAAGGACTACATCGGCATACACATCACGAGGGCCAACGCGATGCTCCTCATAGCGGCTTTGGGTGAAAAGGCCTATCCCTTCGTCATCCAGGACTTCAGGAAGGCGTGGGAGGTCATACAACTCAAGAAGATACCGATAATGGGCGGAACTCACCCGGGCCACACGACCGATGCAGTCTCTGCTCTGCTCGCCGAGTATCTCCAGGCCGACCTCCTGGTGGTTGTCACCAACGTCGACGGCGTCTACGACTCCGATCCTAAAAAGAACCCGAACGCGAGGAAGCTTGAAAAGATAACCCCCGAAGAGCTGGTTGAGATAGCAATGGAAGCGGAGAGCAAAGCCGGAGGAAGCGGAGTTGTGGATGCTTTAGCGGCAAAGTTCATCCAGCGCGGCAGGATAAAGACCTATATCGTCGGCAAAAAGGATGCGTATCATCTCTTCGACGTTGTGAGGGGCAAGCACAGCGGGACGGTAGTGGAGCCTTGA
- a CDS encoding NAD(P)/FAD-dependent oxidoreductase has product MSKIAIIGGGIIGVATAYELAKLGEEVILFEKNYFGSGSTFRCATGIRAQFTDEANIRLMKYSVERWEKLEEELGFDISFRQTGYLFLATSEEEVEAFKANIRLQNRFGVPARLIGMDEAKEIVPILNTEPFLAGAWNPEDGKANPFKTLFAYLFRARELGVDAREHTEVIGFEREGDAITAVRFRSNGKVGSVRVDAVLNAANAWAPLINEMAGLSRDLIPITAYKHQLVKTEPLEPGQAEPLVCPPSWNDAYIIQDGEDGGIICGAGIEHKAKGLDDYEPTYDFLRGVLEYAVRIAPPLRYAHVVRQWAGFYAKTPDSNPAIGRLLDNFYIAAGFSGHGFMMAPAVGEAMAGLISKGRSKVPLDWEWYDPYRFERGELRSSAFQIG; this is encoded by the coding sequence ATGAGTAAGATAGCGATTATCGGCGGCGGAATAATAGGCGTCGCAACTGCCTACGAGCTGGCCAAGCTCGGGGAAGAGGTAATCCTCTTCGAGAAGAACTACTTCGGCTCCGGCTCGACCTTCCGCTGTGCCACAGGAATAAGGGCGCAGTTCACGGACGAGGCCAACATCAGGCTCATGAAGTACTCCGTTGAGCGCTGGGAAAAGCTTGAGGAAGAGCTCGGCTTTGATATAAGCTTCAGGCAGACCGGTTACCTTTTCCTTGCCACGAGCGAGGAGGAGGTTGAGGCGTTTAAGGCCAACATAAGGCTCCAGAACAGATTCGGCGTTCCGGCCAGGCTCATCGGCATGGACGAGGCGAAGGAGATAGTGCCCATCCTTAACACCGAGCCCTTCCTTGCCGGCGCATGGAACCCGGAGGACGGCAAGGCGAACCCCTTCAAGACGCTCTTTGCCTATCTATTCCGTGCTAGGGAGCTCGGCGTTGATGCGCGCGAGCACACGGAGGTTATAGGCTTCGAGCGGGAGGGAGATGCCATAACCGCCGTGAGGTTCAGGAGCAACGGGAAGGTCGGGAGCGTTAGGGTAGATGCCGTTCTGAACGCGGCCAACGCATGGGCGCCCCTCATCAACGAGATGGCCGGCCTCAGCAGAGACCTCATACCCATCACGGCCTACAAGCACCAGCTCGTCAAGACCGAACCGCTCGAACCCGGCCAGGCCGAACCGTTGGTGTGCCCGCCGAGCTGGAACGACGCCTACATAATCCAGGATGGGGAGGACGGCGGAATAATCTGCGGTGCCGGGATAGAGCACAAGGCTAAAGGCTTAGACGACTACGAGCCGACCTACGACTTCCTGCGCGGCGTTCTGGAGTATGCCGTCAGAATCGCCCCGCCGCTCCGCTACGCTCACGTTGTCCGCCAGTGGGCGGGCTTCTACGCAAAGACGCCGGACAGCAATCCCGCCATCGGAAGGCTCCTCGACAACTTTTACATTGCCGCAGGCTTCAGCGGCCACGGTTTCATGATGGCGCCGGCCGTTGGGGAGGCGATGGCCGGGCTGATATCGAAAGGCCGTTCCAAGGTTCCGCTTGACTGGGAGTGGTACGACCCGTACAGGTTCGAGCGCGGCGAGCTGAGGAGTTCGGCGTTCCAGATAGGTTGA
- a CDS encoding (2Fe-2S)-binding protein, translating to MAGKKIVCRCNDVTVEEVEALIDSGVTDIEELKRLLRIGMGPCQGRTCIPMVLGILARKTGRRQEEIPLPRARVPIRPVRVEVLVGGGDE from the coding sequence ATGGCCGGGAAGAAAATAGTCTGCCGGTGTAACGACGTCACCGTTGAGGAAGTCGAGGCGCTCATAGATTCTGGCGTCACCGACATCGAGGAGCTGAAACGGCTCCTCCGCATAGGGATGGGCCCCTGCCAGGGGAGAACCTGCATTCCCATGGTCCTCGGCATACTAGCCAGAAAGACCGGAAGGAGGCAGGAGGAGATACCGCTTCCGAGGGCGAGGGTTCCGATTCGGCCCGTCCGCGTTGAGGTTCTCGTGGGTGGTGGCGATGAGTAA
- a CDS encoding 4Fe-4S dicluster domain-containing protein → MSEIPSYLRNGYITPEELEKFIPLPSEERLRKRPVAIPECPQEIPCAPCREICPTGAISMPTPNDLPIVDYDKCIGCSLCVQICPGLAFFMVHYVGDRARITMPHELLPVPKKGEEVVLLNHIGEPVGRGKVLTVVPREKSKGDTPIIIVEVPVELAWDVRAVRVER, encoded by the coding sequence ATGAGTGAAATTCCCTCCTACCTCAGAAACGGTTACATAACACCGGAGGAGCTTGAAAAGTTCATCCCCCTGCCGAGCGAGGAGAGGCTGAGGAAACGGCCGGTTGCGATTCCCGAGTGCCCGCAGGAGATACCCTGCGCCCCGTGCAGGGAGATATGTCCTACCGGGGCGATAAGCATGCCCACCCCGAACGACCTGCCGATAGTCGATTACGACAAGTGCATCGGGTGCTCCCTCTGCGTGCAGATCTGTCCAGGTCTCGCTTTCTTCATGGTGCACTACGTCGGTGACAGGGCGAGGATAACTATGCCCCATGAGCTCCTTCCGGTTCCAAAAAAAGGGGAAGAGGTCGTTCTCCTCAACCACATTGGAGAGCCGGTTGGAAGGGGAAAGGTTCTCACCGTCGTACCGAGGGAGAAGAGCAAAGGAGACACGCCAATAATCATCGTCGAGGTGCCGGTGGAGCTGGCGTGGGACGTCCGCGCCGTGAGGGTCGAGAGGTGA
- a CDS encoding FAD-dependent oxidoreductase produces the protein MRLTEHPLLRFERGREVTIYFEGKPIKAYEGETIATALHASGIRVLNYSANEKRPRGLFCAIGKCSSCLMIVNGIPNVRTCITLVEDGMRIEPQHGKARLPGEAKPPEFKEAKVVRADVVIVGGGPAGLMAAIHAADAGASVVLLDENPMLGGQLVKQTHKFFGKREQFAGVRGVEIAKILEDEVRKRENVKVFLETSAVGIFQEGEEKLVLAVRNNRELIEFRGRAVIVATGAMEKMIPFENNDLPGIYGAGAIQTLMNTYGVKPGDKVLIVGAGNVGLILAYQLIQAGVEVKAIVEAMPKVGGYFVHAAKVRRLGVPILTRHTILRAEGKEKVERAVVAQLDENWNVVPGTEKVFEVDVIALAVGLRPSIELLHQAGCQIKYVRELSGHVAVRDEWMETTVRGIFVAGDSAGIEEATTAMLEGKIAGIAAALRLGIADESWLKEMERAQKDLLEFRSGPFGRHVLDGIKKALVVRE, from the coding sequence GTGCGCTTAACTGAGCATCCCCTTCTGCGTTTTGAGCGTGGCAGGGAGGTCACTATATATTTTGAAGGGAAACCTATCAAAGCCTACGAGGGGGAGACGATAGCGACTGCCCTACATGCCTCTGGAATCCGGGTTCTCAATTATTCAGCCAACGAAAAGCGCCCCAGAGGGCTCTTCTGCGCAATCGGCAAGTGCTCCTCCTGCTTGATGATCGTGAACGGAATCCCCAACGTCAGAACGTGCATAACCCTCGTCGAGGACGGAATGAGGATCGAGCCCCAGCACGGAAAGGCCAGACTGCCGGGGGAAGCAAAGCCCCCGGAGTTCAAGGAGGCGAAGGTCGTAAGGGCGGACGTTGTTATAGTGGGCGGCGGTCCTGCAGGACTGATGGCGGCCATCCATGCCGCCGATGCCGGAGCAAGCGTCGTTCTCCTAGATGAGAACCCGATGCTCGGCGGCCAGCTCGTCAAACAGACCCACAAGTTCTTCGGCAAGCGCGAGCAGTTCGCGGGAGTCAGGGGAGTGGAGATAGCGAAAATCCTTGAGGACGAGGTCAGGAAGAGGGAGAACGTTAAGGTCTTCCTTGAAACCTCCGCCGTCGGCATCTTCCAGGAGGGTGAAGAAAAACTCGTCTTGGCCGTCAGGAACAACCGCGAGCTGATTGAATTCCGCGGAAGGGCGGTTATCGTAGCAACCGGCGCGATGGAGAAGATGATACCCTTCGAGAACAACGATTTACCGGGAATCTACGGCGCCGGAGCCATTCAGACCCTCATGAACACCTACGGTGTGAAGCCTGGCGACAAGGTTCTAATCGTTGGGGCCGGAAACGTGGGGCTTATACTGGCGTACCAGCTCATCCAGGCCGGCGTCGAGGTGAAGGCGATAGTCGAGGCCATGCCGAAGGTCGGCGGCTACTTCGTGCACGCGGCGAAGGTCAGACGGTTAGGAGTTCCGATACTCACGAGGCACACCATCCTGCGCGCCGAGGGGAAAGAAAAGGTCGAGAGGGCAGTAGTGGCACAACTCGACGAGAACTGGAACGTTGTTCCCGGAACGGAGAAGGTCTTCGAGGTGGACGTCATAGCTTTAGCGGTTGGCCTGAGGCCCAGCATAGAGCTCCTCCACCAGGCCGGCTGTCAGATAAAGTATGTTAGAGAGCTCAGCGGGCACGTGGCAGTTCGCGACGAGTGGATGGAGACCACAGTCAGGGGAATATTCGTCGCCGGCGATTCTGCTGGAATAGAGGAAGCCACAACTGCAATGCTCGAAGGAAAGATAGCTGGCATCGCCGCCGCCCTGAGGCTCGGCATAGCAGACGAAAGCTGGCTGAAAGAGATGGAGAGGGCCCAGAAAGACCTCCTGGAGTTCCGCTCCGGGCCCTTCGGCAGGCACGTGCTTGATGGTATAAAGAAGGCCTTGGTGGTGAGAGAATGA
- a CDS encoding dihydroorotate dehydrogenase codes for MASLEVKLFGIRFENPLILASGINDKTPEQWIRAHEEGAGGVVTKSIGIEPRAGYDNPTVVELPYGLINAMGLPNPGWKDFIEMVEGYTFDFPLIVSIFGGTPDEFAFLAEKLSDVADAFELNLSCPHAKGYGMEIGQRPENVYEIVKAVKDATDKQVIAKLTPNIDDITKLGLAAEKAGADAVSAINTLKAIAIDVYARRPVLINRVGGYSGPGVKPVALRAVYDLARTLEIPVIGIGGITTWQDAVEFLLAGASALQIGTAVSLRGWKVFREISEGIARYLEEEGFSDVGDIVGLALE; via the coding sequence ATGGCGAGCCTTGAAGTGAAGCTTTTCGGGATAAGGTTCGAGAACCCGCTCATTCTTGCGTCCGGAATAAACGACAAGACTCCGGAGCAGTGGATAAGGGCCCATGAAGAGGGAGCAGGTGGAGTAGTTACCAAGTCCATTGGAATTGAACCGAGGGCGGGTTACGATAACCCAACCGTTGTCGAGCTTCCCTACGGGCTGATAAACGCGATGGGCCTGCCGAACCCCGGCTGGAAGGACTTCATTGAGATGGTCGAAGGCTACACCTTCGACTTCCCGCTGATCGTCTCGATTTTCGGAGGAACGCCGGATGAGTTCGCCTTTCTCGCCGAAAAACTGAGCGATGTGGCGGATGCCTTCGAGCTCAACCTCAGCTGTCCCCATGCGAAGGGCTACGGCATGGAGATAGGCCAGAGGCCGGAGAACGTCTATGAAATCGTTAAAGCCGTCAAGGACGCGACCGACAAGCAGGTGATAGCGAAGCTGACGCCGAACATAGACGACATAACGAAGCTCGGCTTAGCCGCTGAAAAGGCTGGCGCTGACGCCGTTTCGGCAATAAATACGCTGAAAGCCATCGCCATAGACGTCTACGCGAGGAGGCCAGTCCTCATCAACCGCGTCGGCGGCTACTCTGGTCCGGGGGTCAAGCCCGTTGCCTTGAGGGCGGTCTACGACCTCGCAAGGACACTTGAGATCCCCGTTATCGGAATAGGGGGCATAACCACGTGGCAGGACGCGGTCGAGTTTCTCCTTGCCGGAGCCTCCGCACTCCAGATTGGAACTGCCGTCTCGCTCCGCGGGTGGAAAGTCTTTAGGGAAATTAGCGAGGGGATAGCAAGGTATCTTGAGGAAGAGGGCTTTTCGGACGTGGGTGATATAGTGGGACTGGCGCTGGAGTAA
- a CDS encoding AbrB/MazE/SpoVT family DNA-binding domain-containing protein: MPVTKVTRNYQITIPAEIRKTLGIKEGEYLTVELRGDEIVIRKAEMEWPSIDLGRDFTPEEIEKNVKKMLREASRWEE, translated from the coding sequence ATGCCGGTGACGAAGGTCACCCGAAACTACCAGATAACGATTCCAGCGGAGATTCGAAAGACTCTGGGGATAAAGGAGGGCGAATATCTCACCGTAGAGCTGAGGGGGGATGAGATAGTTATAAGGAAAGCCGAGATGGAGTGGCCGAGCATTGATCTGGGCAGGGATTTCACGCCAGAGGAAATCGAGAAGAACGTCAAAAAGATGCTTAGGGAGGCCTCCAGATGGGAGGAGTAG
- a CDS encoding PIN domain-containing protein, with product MGGVAVVDTNVLLYSINRSSEKYGEARKLVNSLDRIFLPTIVMYELVWNLAVAGISPQEAEKTVSKILLNERVTLVDDRQYLLSAFELFGNLGLKHYNDSAILAVAKDVGTLATYDKKLRNRAKKLGTKLLPEVIE from the coding sequence ATGGGAGGAGTAGCGGTGGTAGACACGAACGTGCTCCTCTACTCCATCAACAGGAGTTCGGAGAAATACGGAGAGGCAAGGAAGCTCGTCAACTCCCTCGACAGAATCTTTTTGCCAACGATTGTGATGTATGAGCTTGTGTGGAACCTTGCCGTTGCGGGGATTTCTCCCCAAGAGGCCGAGAAAACGGTTTCAAAAATCCTCCTGAACGAGAGAGTCACACTCGTGGACGATAGGCAGTATCTGCTTTCAGCCTTTGAGCTCTTTGGAAACCTTGGTCTAAAGCACTACAACGACTCGGCAATTCTTGCCGTGGCCAAAGACGTCGGAACCCTCGCGACCTACGACAAAAAGCTTAGAAACCGTGCCAAAAAACTTGGGACTAAGTTACTTCCGGAGGTGATTGAATGA
- the queC gene encoding 7-cyano-7-deazaguanine synthase QueC, whose protein sequence is MKRAVVLFSGGLDSTACLYWAKRNYDEVIMLVINYGSNEERVTNRVAEFFSKELDVPLKIVRLDFLEEFSKLRGTTLVGGETPRVTAQELEDMNIAQETAKSVWVPARNVVLISVAASLLDSLGGGDIIVGFNAEEGVTFPDNTPEFVEKMNEMLKYGTMAEVKVVAPLIDLDKKGIARLLKELGAKYEYSNSCYMPKGFTEDGKPVHCGECESCVRRHLGLIEAIGEDRTVYAVEPRI, encoded by the coding sequence ATGAAGCGCGCGGTGGTTTTGTTCTCGGGGGGGCTTGACTCGACGGCCTGCCTCTACTGGGCCAAGAGGAACTACGACGAAGTTATAATGCTTGTCATCAACTACGGGAGCAACGAGGAGAGAGTAACAAACAGAGTAGCAGAGTTCTTCTCGAAGGAGCTGGACGTTCCGCTGAAGATAGTCCGTCTTGACTTCCTTGAGGAGTTCTCAAAGCTAAGGGGGACGACCCTCGTTGGAGGCGAGACGCCGAGGGTTACAGCTCAAGAGCTTGAGGACATGAACATCGCTCAGGAAACTGCAAAAAGCGTCTGGGTTCCAGCAAGAAACGTCGTGCTGATAAGCGTCGCGGCTTCACTCCTCGATTCCCTCGGAGGGGGCGATATAATAGTCGGCTTCAACGCAGAGGAAGGGGTAACGTTCCCGGACAACACGCCCGAATTCGTCGAGAAAATGAACGAGATGCTGAAGTACGGCACCATGGCTGAAGTGAAGGTCGTCGCTCCGCTCATAGACCTCGACAAGAAGGGTATAGCGAGGCTTTTGAAGGAGCTTGGCGCTAAATACGAATACTCCAACTCCTGCTACATGCCGAAGGGCTTCACAGAGGACGGGAAGCCTGTACACTGCGGAGAGTGCGAGAGCTGTGTGCGGCGCCACCTCGGTCTGATTGAGGCCATCGGGGAGGACAGGACCGTTTACGCGGTTGAGCCCAGGATATGA
- a CDS encoding S8 family serine peptidase — MKGWKALVVALLLVGMMAGAVAAVPAKPAVAPQVQKNYGLLTPGLFKKVQRMNWNQEISTVMMFNSPADRDRAIRILKVMGAEIKYTYKVIPAVAVKMKVKDLLMIAGMIDTGFFGNTQVSGIRFIQEDYKVQINVETEGLDESAAQVMATNMWNLGYDGSGITIAIIDTGIDASHPDLQGKVIGWVDYVNGKTTPYDDQGHGTHVASIAAGTGAASNGKYKGMAPGAKLVGIKVLGADGSGSISDIIAGVDWAVQNKDKYGIRVINLSLGSSQSSDGTDSLSQAVNNAWDAGIVVCVAAGNSGPDKYTVGSPAAASKVITVGAVDKYDVITDFSSRGPTADNRLKPEVVAPGNWIIAARASGTQLTDVTIGDYYVAAPGTSMATPHVAGISALILQAHPSWSPDMVKTALIETADIVKPDEIADIAYGAGRVNAYKAAHYDSYAKLVFTGSVADKGSATHAFDISGASFVTATLYWDNSGSDLDLYLYDPNGNQVDYSYTAYYGFEKVGYYNPTAGTWTIKVVSYSGSANYQVDVVSDGSLSESSGGGTQPPQPTVDEQTFTGYVHDYYDRSDSFTMTVNSGATKITGDLVFDTSAHDLDLYLYDPNGNLVDRSESYNSNEHVEYSNPAPGDWKFLVYAYNTYGWASYTLYGKVYYG, encoded by the coding sequence ATGAAAGGTTGGAAGGCGTTGGTAGTTGCCCTGTTACTCGTTGGAATGATGGCAGGCGCTGTTGCGGCCGTGCCCGCCAAGCCAGCGGTCGCTCCGCAGGTCCAGAAGAACTACGGTTTACTGACCCCAGGATTATTCAAGAAGGTTCAGAGAATGAACTGGAACCAGGAGATAAGCACCGTCATGATGTTCAACAGCCCGGCAGACAGGGACAGGGCCATCAGGATACTCAAAGTTATGGGTGCTGAAATTAAGTACACCTACAAGGTTATCCCGGCGGTTGCCGTCAAGATGAAGGTCAAGGACCTGCTCATGATAGCAGGTATGATTGACACCGGCTTCTTTGGAAACACCCAGGTCTCAGGAATAAGGTTCATTCAGGAGGACTACAAGGTTCAAATCAATGTTGAAACCGAGGGCCTCGACGAGTCCGCCGCACAGGTTATGGCCACCAACATGTGGAACCTCGGCTACGATGGCTCGGGAATAACCATCGCCATCATCGACACCGGTATCGACGCCTCCCACCCGGACCTTCAGGGCAAGGTCATCGGCTGGGTGGACTACGTGAACGGAAAGACGACTCCCTACGATGACCAGGGCCACGGAACCCACGTCGCTTCCATTGCCGCCGGAACCGGGGCGGCCAGCAACGGCAAGTACAAGGGCATGGCCCCCGGTGCCAAGCTCGTGGGCATTAAGGTCCTCGGTGCAGACGGTTCGGGAAGCATATCCGACATCATAGCCGGTGTGGACTGGGCGGTTCAGAACAAGGACAAGTACGGAATAAGGGTCATCAACCTCTCCCTCGGCTCGAGCCAGAGCTCCGACGGTACCGACTCCCTCAGCCAGGCCGTGAACAACGCCTGGGACGCTGGAATAGTCGTCTGTGTCGCCGCTGGAAACAGCGGGCCTGACAAGTACACCGTCGGTTCCCCGGCCGCGGCCAGCAAGGTCATCACCGTCGGCGCCGTCGATAAGTACGACGTCATAACCGACTTCTCAAGCAGAGGACCAACCGCCGACAACAGGCTCAAGCCCGAGGTCGTCGCTCCGGGCAACTGGATCATAGCGGCGAGGGCCAGCGGAACCCAGCTCACCGACGTTACCATCGGTGACTACTACGTCGCTGCCCCAGGAACTTCGATGGCCACCCCGCACGTCGCCGGAATCTCCGCCCTCATACTCCAGGCCCACCCGAGCTGGAGTCCAGACATGGTCAAGACCGCCCTGATTGAAACAGCCGACATAGTCAAGCCAGACGAGATAGCCGACATCGCCTACGGTGCCGGTAGAGTGAACGCCTACAAGGCTGCCCACTACGACAGCTACGCCAAGCTCGTCTTCACAGGTTCCGTCGCCGACAAGGGAAGTGCCACCCACGCCTTCGACATCAGCGGCGCTTCATTCGTTACGGCCACCCTCTACTGGGACAACAGCGGAAGCGACCTTGACCTCTACCTCTACGACCCGAACGGCAACCAGGTCGACTACTCATACACCGCCTACTACGGCTTCGAAAAGGTCGGCTACTACAACCCGACCGCCGGAACCTGGACCATAAAGGTCGTCAGCTACTCGGGCAGTGCTAACTACCAGGTCGACGTGGTCAGCGACGGTTCACTCAGCGAATCCAGCGGTGGTGGAACTCAGCCCCCGCAGCCGACCGTCGATGAGCAGACCTTCACCGGCTACGTCCACGACTACTACGACAGGAGCGACAGCTTCACCATGACCGTGAACAGCGGGGCCACCAAGATAACCGGCGACCTCGTCTTCGACACCAGCGCCCACGACCTTGACCTCTACCTCTACGACCCGAACGGCAACCTTGTGGACCGCTCCGAGAGCTACAACAGCAACGAGCACGTAGAGTACAGCAACCCGGCTCCGGGCGACTGGAAGTTCCTCGTCTACGCCTACAACACCTACGGCTGGGCCTCCTACACCCTCTACGGAAAGGTCTACTACGGGTGA
- the bpsA gene encoding N(4)-bis(aminopropyl)spermidine synthase, which produces MREILEKVKTKTSIPVYERTVENVLSAIQASGDVWRIVDLSEEPLPLVVAVITALHEMNYVTFDGPRIILTQSGRKLVEKYGIGARKDYTCSHCEGKTVELDAFSDLLEQFKEIVKDRPQPKHDFDQAYVTPETTVARIALMHTRGDLENKEVFVLGDDDLTSIALMLSGLPKRIAVLDIDERLVKFIEKTAEELGYENIEMFTFDLREPLPEYALHKFDTFITDPPETVDAIRAFVGRGIATLKGPGCAGYFGITRRESSLDKWREIQRVLLNEFGVVITDIIRNFNEYVNWGYEEETRAWKLLPVKVKPSYNWYKSYMFRIQTLEGSKGFEDRITVGDELYNDEEASTT; this is translated from the coding sequence ATGAGGGAGATATTGGAGAAGGTTAAGACCAAGACGAGCATCCCGGTTTACGAGAGAACAGTCGAGAACGTTCTTTCGGCGATTCAGGCCAGCGGAGACGTCTGGCGCATTGTTGACCTCAGCGAGGAGCCGCTTCCGCTCGTGGTGGCTGTCATTACTGCCCTCCACGAGATGAATTACGTGACCTTTGACGGACCAAGGATTATCCTCACTCAGAGCGGCAGGAAGCTGGTGGAGAAGTACGGGATCGGCGCGAGGAAGGACTACACCTGCTCCCACTGCGAGGGCAAGACGGTCGAACTCGATGCCTTCAGCGACCTCCTTGAGCAGTTCAAGGAAATAGTCAAAGACCGCCCGCAGCCGAAGCACGACTTTGATCAAGCGTACGTTACCCCGGAAACAACCGTTGCCAGGATAGCCCTCATGCACACCCGCGGGGACCTTGAGAACAAGGAAGTCTTCGTCCTCGGAGACGACGACCTCACGAGCATAGCCCTCATGCTCTCTGGTCTCCCAAAGAGGATTGCCGTCCTCGACATTGACGAGAGGCTCGTAAAGTTCATCGAGAAAACCGCTGAAGAGCTCGGCTACGAGAACATCGAGATGTTCACCTTCGATTTGAGGGAACCCCTGCCAGAATACGCGCTCCACAAGTTCGACACCTTCATAACCGACCCGCCCGAGACGGTCGATGCGATAAGGGCATTTGTCGGCAGGGGAATAGCGACCCTGAAGGGGCCCGGCTGCGCCGGCTACTTCGGCATAACGAGGAGGGAAAGCTCTCTCGACAAGTGGAGGGAAATCCAGAGGGTTCTCCTCAACGAGTTTGGCGTTGTCATAACCGACATCATCAGGAACTTCAACGAGTACGTCAACTGGGGTTATGAAGAGGAAACCAGGGCCTGGAAGCTCCTGCCGGTCAAGGTCAAGCCGTCCTACAACTGGTACAAGAGCTACATGTTCAGGATCCAGACGCTCGAAGGCTCAAAGGGCTTCGAGGACAGGATTACGGTTGGAGATGAGCTCTACAACGACGAGGAGGCTTCAACCACCTGA
- a CDS encoding ATPase, producing the protein MINPVGEDFVKRYRLEYNLEALERVRGEIGEEAYSRLKALIEYRLSGKDFDRSPIGVKVALAFSGGSDSTATLKILRWAGFDVVPITAKLPQMSEETLIKARSEGAIFVEIPGYLEVITEQMNKGAPICGKCHSMVMKAVERYALENGIKILASGDLLSSGLISIYETGELVTLNLPAFLALDKAEIIELIGGKYDLKFGCPLLWETFRKAPSVKRFAIQRILRELRARAITPEIAEALILDVLSR; encoded by the coding sequence ATGATAAATCCAGTGGGAGAGGATTTCGTCAAGCGCTACCGCCTCGAGTACAACCTTGAAGCCCTTGAAAGGGTTAGGGGAGAAATCGGGGAGGAAGCATATTCTCGTCTGAAGGCCCTGATAGAATACAGACTGAGCGGAAAGGACTTCGACCGCTCGCCGATTGGAGTTAAGGTAGCCCTGGCCTTCTCCGGCGGTTCCGACAGTACCGCAACGCTCAAAATACTCCGCTGGGCGGGCTTTGACGTGGTTCCAATAACGGCCAAACTGCCCCAGATGAGCGAAGAAACCCTCATCAAAGCTCGCTCTGAAGGGGCGATTTTCGTTGAGATACCCGGCTACCTCGAAGTGATAACCGAGCAGATGAACAAGGGCGCTCCCATATGCGGCAAATGCCACTCCATGGTTATGAAGGCCGTTGAGCGCTACGCCTTGGAGAACGGGATAAAAATCCTCGCCAGCGGCGACCTGCTCAGCTCCGGGCTGATATCGATTTATGAAACCGGCGAACTCGTAACCCTCAACCTTCCCGCCTTCCTGGCCCTGGACAAAGCAGAGATAATAGAGCTGATAGGGGGAAAGTACGACCTCAAGTTCGGCTGTCCGTTGCTCTGGGAGACCTTCAGGAAGGCCCCGAGCGTAAAGCGCTTCGCCATTCAAAGGATTCTCCGTGAGCTGAGGGCCAGGGCGATAACGCCGGAGATAGCCGAGGCTCTGATACTCGACGTTCTCTCCCGCTGA